The Carassius auratus strain Wakin chromosome 40, ASM336829v1, whole genome shotgun sequence genome has a segment encoding these proteins:
- the jam3a gene encoding junctional adhesion molecule C, with amino-acid sequence MAMGRRQTLSLVLFSWLCKSAAFAVILRTTEKSVWTNEFESIELTCLIESISTNNPRIEWKKIKNGVPSYVYFQNKISGDLEHRALLREPANLLILNASRSDTAQYRCEVAAIDDQKPFDEILISLAVRVKPVMPRCSVPEAVTVGSSTELRCIENQGFPQSHYQWFKNNEELPEDPKTSSKFYNSSYTMNTETGSLKFRSVKKEDAGEYFCQARNEAGWSKCSPQTMEVYDLDVVGIFLKVLGGVAAFIFVIVAICQIQKSGYCSCKEHRETNYKVPQHDNRMDYASPDEGHFRHKSSFVI; translated from the exons GCAAGAGTGCAGCTTTTGCTGTAATACTCCGAACAACTGAAAAATCTGTATGGACAAATGAATTTGAGT CAATTGAGTTGACCTGCTTGATAGAGTCCATTTCGACAAACAATCCCAGAATTGAAtggaagaaaattaaaaatggtGTACCCAGCTATGTgtatttccaaaataaaatttCTG GTGACTTGGAGCACAGGGCTTTGCTGAGAGAGCCTGCAAACCTTCTGATCCTGAACGCCAGCAGATCGGACACGGCTCAGTATCGCTGTGAGGTGGCGGCCATCGACGACCAGAAGCCCTTTGATGAAATACTAATCAGTCTCGCTGTAAGAG TGAAGCCGGTGATGCCCAGGTGTAGTGTTCCCGAGGCAGTTACAGTGGGCTCGAGCACGGAACTGCGCTGTATTGAGAACCAAGGCTTTCCACAGTCACACTATCAGTGGTTCAAAAACAACGAGGAGCTGCCAGAAGACCCCAAAACCAGCAGCAAGTTCTACAATTCTTCATACACCATGAACACTGAGACTGGTTCGCTG AAATTCCGGTCGGTGAAGAAAGAAGATGCAGGTGAATACTTTTGCCAGGccaggaatgaggcaggatggTCAAAATGTAGTCCTCAGACCATGGAAGTTT ATGATCTGGACGTTGTGGGAATATTCCTGAAGGTGTTAGGTGGAGTGGCAGCGTTTATATTTGTCATTGTGGCCATCTGTCAGATTCAGAAAAGTGGCTACTGTTCCTGCAAGGAGCATAGGGAAACCAA TTACAAAGTACCCCAACATGACAACAGGATGGACTATGCCAGTCCAGATGAG GGACATTTCCGCCACAAGTCCTCCTTTGTCATATAA
- the acad8 gene encoding isobutyryl-CoA dehydrogenase, mitochondrial yields the protein MAAVRALARGVRLGSNSIGRNRSLIFNSVQRRGIAACIDPSIGLTDEQKEFQKVAFDFAANEMAPHMAEWDLKEIFPVEAMRKAAQLGFGGIYVNPDVGGSGLSRLDTSIIFEALSTGCVSTTAYISIHNMCAWMIDTFGNNEQREKFCPDLCSMQKFASYCLTEPGSGSDAASLLTSAKLQGDHYILNGSKAFISGGGDTDVYVVMCRTGGKGPKGISCLVLEKGTPGLSFGKKEKKVGWNSQPTRAVIFEDCAVPVTNRLGAEGEGFTIAMKGLNGGRINIASCSLGAAHASVLLARDHMCVRKQFGEALSNSQFLQFKLAEMATKLVASRLLVRQAAVALQEGRPDAVSLCSMAKLFVTDECFSICNQALQIHGGYGYLKDYAVQQYVRDIRVHQILEGTNEVMRMIIARSLLTES from the exons ATGGCGGCGGTTAGGGCACTCGCTAGAGGTGTCCGATTGGGTTCAAATAGCATCGGTAGAAATCGCAGTTTAATATTTAACAGTGTACAGAGACGAGGAATAGCAGCTTGCATTGATC CCTCCATAGGACTCACAGATGAGCAGAAAGAGTTTCAGAAGGTGGCCTTTGACTTTGCTGCCAACGAGATGGCTCCACATATGGCAGAATGGGACCTAAAG GAAATTTTCCCGGTGGAGGCCATGAGGAAAGCCGCCCAGCTGGGGTTTGGTGGGATTTACGTGAACCCTGATGTTGGGGGGTCGGGACTCTCTCGTCTGGACACCTCTATCATATTTGAGGCTTTATCCACAGGCTGTGTCAGCACTACAGCATACATCAGTATTCACAA CATGTGTGCCTGGATGATAGACACATTCGGAAACAATGAGCAAAGGGAGAAATTCTGTCCTGATCTCTGCTCTATGCAGAAGTTTGCTTCATACTGTCTCACAGAACCAG GTAGCGGGAGTGATGCcgcttcgcttctaaccagcgCTAAGCTCCAAGGAGATCATTATATCCTGAATGGCTCCAAG GCGTTCATCAGCGGAGGTGGAGACACAGATGTTTATGTGGTCATGTGCAGGACCGGTGGGAAGGGACCTAAGGGCATCTCCTGCCTGGTGCTTGAAAAAGGAACCCCGGGACTCAGCTTTGGCAAAAAAGAGAAGAAG GTAGGTTGGAACTCGCAGCCAACCCGAGCCGTGATATTTGAGGACTGCGCTGTCCCAGTGACCAATCGGCTTGGAGCAGAGGGGGAGGGCTTCACCATTGCCATGAAAGGCCTAAATGGAGGCAGAATTAATATTG CTTCTTGCTCTCTTGGAGCAGCACACGCATCTGTGCTTCTGGCCCGAGATCACATGTGTGTGCGGAAACAGTTTGGAGAAGCACTATCAAACAGCCAG TTCCTGCAGTTTAAGCTGGCTGAGATGGCCACTAAGCTGGTAGCATCTCGACTGCTGGTGCGTCAGGCGGCGGTGGCTCTGCAGGAGGGACGACCAGACGCCGTCTCACTCTGCTCAATGGCCAAACTCTTCGTGACAGATGAATGTTTTTCA ATATGTAACCAGGCCTTACAGATACATGGAGGTTATGGTTACCTAAAGGACTATGCAGTGCAGCAGTACGTCAGAGACATTAGAGTACATCAGATATTGGAGG gtACTAATGAAGTGATGAGGATGATCATTGCGAGAAGTTTGCTCACTGAATCATGA
- the thyn1 gene encoding thymocyte nuclear protein 1 produces MPPKKRTRISAKSTKQSAADAQHCEGSDDDVQLKTGKRNRAAAVKRDVEKNKNDDACKSSYSHWLMKSEPESRIENGVDVKFGIEDLKALPSQTGCWDGVRNYQARNFMRDMKEGQQAFFYHSNCKEPGIAGLMKIVKEAYVDHTQFDKKDVHYDPSSKADNPKWSMVDVQFERMTKRFIPLAELKKYHLQHKAKGGALKDMALFTRARLSVQPLTAEEFDFVLSLENEDPI; encoded by the exons ATGCCACccaagaaaagaacaagaatcaGCGCCAAATCCACTAAACAAT CTGCTGCAGACGCCCAGCACTGTGAGGGGTCTGATGATGATGTACAACTCAAAACTGGCAAAAGAAACAGGGCAGCAGCAGTAAAACGTGAtgtggagaaaaataaaaatgatgacgCGTGCAAATCATCTTACAGCCACTGGCTCATGAAGTCTGAACCTGAGAGTCGCATTGAAAATGGAGTGGACGTGAAG TTTGGAATCGAGGACCTAAAAGCCCTTCCCAGTCAGACGGGATGCTGGGATGGAGTGAGGAATTATCAG GCACGTAATTTCATGAGAGATATGAAGGAGGGCCAGCAGGCTTtcttttaccacagtaactgtaaaGAGCCAGGTATCGCTGGCCTCATGAAG ATCGTAAAGGAGGCTTATGTGGACCATACGCAATTTGACAAGAAGGACGTGCATTATGATCCCTCCAGCAAAGCAGACAACCCTAAATGGAGTATG GTGGATGTTCAGTTTGAAAGGATGACCAAGCGTTTCATCCCTCTGGCTGAGCTGAAGAAATATCACTTGCAGCACAAAGCTAAAGGTGGAGCCTTAAAAGATATGGCCCTATTCACCAGGGCCAGGCTCTCAGTTCAGCCCCTTACTGCAG agGAATTTGACTTCGTCCTGAGTTTGGAGAATGAAGATCCAATATGA
- the vps26b gene encoding vacuolar protein sorting-associated protein 26B has protein sequence MSFFGFGQTAEIDIVLNDAETRKKAEHKTEDGKKDKYFLFYDGETVSGKVNVTLKTPGKRLEHYGIKIEFVGQIELYYDRGNHHEFVSLVKDLARPGELTQSQTFDFEFTHVEKPYESYTGQNVKLRYFLRATVSRRLNDISKEMDIVVQTLCTYPELNSSIKMEVGIEDCLHIEFEYNKSKYHLRDVIVGKIYFLLVRIKIKHMEINIIKRETTGTGPSVYHENDTIAKYEIMDGAPVRGESIPIRLFLAGYELTPTMRDINKKFSVRYYLNLVLIDEEERRYFKQQEITLWRKGDIVRRSMSQQASIAAQRFEGSNSETASAQAKEESN, from the exons ATGAGCTTCTTCGGCTTCGGACAGACCGCGGAGATCGACATCGTGTTGAATGACGCCGAGACCAGGAAGAAAGCCGAGCACAAAACCGAGGATGGCAAGAAGGACAAATATTTCCTTTTCTACGACGGTGAGACCGTAAGTGGGAAAGTCAACGTGACTCTCAAGACTCCTGGAAAGAGGCTGGAGCACTACGGCATCAAAATCGAGTTTGTCGGACAGATTG AGCTGTACTATGACAGAGGGAACCACCACGAGTTCGTGTCGTTAGTGAAGGATCTCGCTCGACCTGGTGAGCTCACACAGTCCCAGACCTTTGACTTTGAGTTCACCCATGTGGAAAAGCCCTATGAATCTTACACTGGCCAGAATGTCAAACTAAG ATACTTTCTGCGAGCGACAGTCAGCAGAAGGCTGAATGATATCAGTAAGGAGATGGATATCGTCGTGCAGACGCTGTGCACATATCCAGAGCTCAACTCCTCCATCAAGATGGAAGTTGGCATTGAAGATTGTCTCCATATTGAGTTTGAATACAACAAATCCAA ATACCATCTGAGGGATGTTATCGTAGGAAAGATTTACTTCCTCCTCGTGAGGATAAAGATCAAACACATGGAAATCAATATAATAAAACGGGAAACGACTGGAACTGGACCCAGTGTGTACCATGAAAATGACACCATTGCCAAATATGAGATCATGGATGGGGCACCTGTGAGAG GCGAGTCGATCCCCATTCGCTTGTTTCTCGCTGGATATGAGTTGACGCCCACCATGAGGGACATCAACAAGAAGTTCTCTGTGCGTTACTACCTGAACCTAGTCCTTATAGATGAAGAAGAGCGACGCTACTTCAAACAACAG GAGATCACACTCTGGAGGAAAGGAGATATTGTGAGGAGAAGTATGTCCCAGCAGGCCAGCATTGCTGCCCAGAGATTTGAGGGATCAAACTCTGAAACTGCATCCGCACAAGCCAAAGAGGAGAGTAACTAG